The genomic region GTTTCAGCTGGAAGTTGGGGGATGATCGCAGTGCAACAAGTCGCCGTTCGAGCAATCAAAAAGCGGCCGGCAAGGAGAGAGCATGATGAAAAGACTTCTGCTGACAACCATTGGCGTGGTGACGCTGGCCATGGGACCCGCCATGGCTGCCGATATGGCCGTGAAGGCGCCGCCCCCGGCACCGATTATTCCGATCTACAATTGGACGGGGCTCTACATCGGCGGCAATGGTGGCTGGGCGCAGAACCACAATTGTGTCGATTTCCTTGACGCGGCCGGCATCGCCGTCGCTTCCGGCTGCCGCGATCGTTCCGGTGGTGTTATCGGTGGCCAGCTTGGTTATCGCTGGCAGGCCAGCCAGTGGGTGTTTGGTTTGGAAGCTCAGGGCGATTGGGCGGATTTGAGCAATCAGCGCGTCAGCCTGTTCGATCCAACGCTCTCCACGCGCGCCAAAACGAGCGCTATCGGCCTCTTCACCGGCCAGATTGGCTACGCCTGGAATGCGTCACTGCTCTACGTGAAGGGCGGCGCTGCGGTGACAGACAATCGCCTCAGCGTACTTGATACTGCGACCGGCGCCGAGCTCGCGGCGCAAAGCGCAACCCGCTGGGGTGGTGTTATCGGTGTCGGATTCGAGTATGGCTTCACGCCGAACTGGTCGGTGGGTCTCGAATACGACCATCTGTTCATGGGGCACCGGAATAATTCGTTTACGGTCGCTGATCCGCGACTTGCTGCTTTCGTGAACGATCGGATCACCCAGGACGTGGATATGCTCACCGTGCGCTTCAACTACCGGTTTGGCTGGGGCAGCAATCCGGTCGTCGCGAGGTATTGAACTCTCCCGATCGGATGTCTTCAGGGGGCCGGCAGCA from Bradyrhizobium lupini harbors:
- a CDS encoding outer membrane protein, which produces MMKRLLLTTIGVVTLAMGPAMAADMAVKAPPPAPIIPIYNWTGLYIGGNGGWAQNHNCVDFLDAAGIAVASGCRDRSGGVIGGQLGYRWQASQWVFGLEAQGDWADLSNQRVSLFDPTLSTRAKTSAIGLFTGQIGYAWNASLLYVKGGAAVTDNRLSVLDTATGAELAAQSATRWGGVIGVGFEYGFTPNWSVGLEYDHLFMGHRNNSFTVADPRLAAFVNDRITQDVDMLTVRFNYRFGWGSNPVVARY